CGATGAATCGGAGGGCCTTTATTATTCCCTGTTACCTCCCCGCTAGCGCCTCCATAGTCTTCCCTATCCGCCGCTTCGACTCCGCCGACCACGCTCGAAACGTCAGTATCGGCAGGTCCACCCCGGCATCCATATGCTCCGCGATGCGCTCCCGGCACTCCCCAGCATCGCCGATAATCGCAAACGACTCCACCATCTCCTTCGTCACCAGCTTGGCCGCCCGCTCCCTGTCCCCTCGGCGCCACGCCTCCGCCACCACCGCCGTCTCCTCCTCGAACCCGCTCTCGGCGATAAGCCGGTTGTACCGGGGGTAGAACCCGCAGGTGTAAGCGATGGTCTGCCGCACCTCCGCCTCAGCCCCCTTCCGGTCCTTGGTCACATAACACGTCAGTAGGCTGGTTATCTCCACCTCCGACCCCTTCCGCCCCGCCGTCTTGGCCGACTCGGCGATAATCTTCCGTATCTCCCGCACTCGCTCCGGCGTGTTCTTGGTCAGAATAACCCCCTGGGCCATCTGCCCCGACAGCGCCATCAGCTTGTCGAACACCGCGCCCAGATATATCGGTATCTCTTTTCGATAGGGCTTGAAGGCAAAGCCGAAGTGGTCGATGTTGAATACCTCGCCCTTGTAGCTGGCCGTTCCGTCCCGCCACAGCGCCCGCGCTATCTCCATCGTCTCCTTGATACGTGTTAACGGCTTCGAGTAGGGCAGCCCGTGCTCCCCCTCCACCTGCACCTTGTGGCTGGAGCCCAGACCCAGCACAAACCGCCCCTTTGAGTATGTGTCCACGCAAGCCGCTGCCATAGCGATGGTCGGCGCGCTGCGGATGAAGACGCTGCTGATGTCGGTGCCTAGCCGCACTCGCTTGGTCGCCAGGGCGCAGGCCGTTAGCAGACTGAACTGGTCGCCGCCGCTCCCCTCCGACACCCAAAACGAGTCGTATCCCAGTTCCTCCGCCCTCGACGCCAGCTTGGGCATCTCCGGCGGGTCGAAACCGCCCCCAAAACTCGCCGCCAGCCTCAGTTTTGCCAATACAGACCTCCTTCAAGAGCCATGTCAGCTTGGGATATAAGTGTACATCGACCCTCTAAAAATCGGAATTCAGGTTATGAACCCTTGGTTCCGTAGTATAAAAAGTACCTACATTAGACCATCTGTACTGAAATGGACTAATGCATAGCGCGAATCATCTCGGCCCTATGGATGGCCTATCTGGTCCCCTCCCCATCTATGATGGAATTAAGGAGTGCCAGAATGAAAGCGCCTATGAACACTGGAAGGGGAAACCCCTTCTTGAGCAAAAGCGCAGCCACTCATAGCTGCTACACGGCTTTTGTGAATAATCGACTCGTACTGCCGTACAGAGGCGGCAAGCCTGCTCAGCCCTTGGCTCAGCGAGTGCACAGAAAACTGCGTTCCTTCGTCCAAGATTCCGCCTTCCCCTGTGTTGGCGCCAAAGCGGCTTTCAATCAGGGCTCATATCGTTTTGGAATGTACCCTCATATGAACTCGCCTCCAGCCACCGCCGGC
This genomic interval from SAR202 cluster bacterium contains the following:
- a CDS encoding LLM class flavin-dependent oxidoreductase; the encoded protein is MAKLRLAASFGGGFDPPEMPKLASRAEELGYDSFWVSEGSGGDQFSLLTACALATKRVRLGTDISSVFIRSAPTIAMAAACVDTYSKGRFVLGLGSSHKVQVEGEHGLPYSKPLTRIKETMEIARALWRDGTASYKGEVFNIDHFGFAFKPYRKEIPIYLGAVFDKLMALSGQMAQGVILTKNTPERVREIRKIIAESAKTAGRKGSEVEITSLLTCYVTKDRKGAEAEVRQTIAYTCGFYPRYNRLIAESGFEEETAVVAEAWRRGDRERAAKLVTKEMVESFAIIGDAGECRERIAEHMDAGVDLPILTFRAWSAESKRRIGKTMEALAGR